A stretch of Blautia liquoris DNA encodes these proteins:
- a CDS encoding sensor histidine kinase yields the protein MKKNTITIKTRTSLTLQALLILIMLILSQYFILYKQISATAYEKEKRSFEIYANQIERSLTLICHSVNNDLAKLVEGDRFKDIIADDDITNADYNYLRGEIMKTIAFNSYNSFVEINVYSKDKCLYPRNGKDILNVLGDKIEKVENLNGNTAWLNYDSQRDVLVLAKKVLLSNKDYRPGGYIIAYVNVDIMDFIKNDFASMKGAKVVLSNEYGDIAVKQSEMSETELEGGITFHKKLTNLGFNISYRIPKEVLYEGVRDVQKVMLQGILLISFLFLITSYLISYYIAHPFKDLIKVMKASKGHLKINDKHYVNYEADQFNQYYNEVVLKNQTLINDIYERDIQVLKSQLKMLQTQINPHFLYNTLESVYLSLEARKEKESAEVVFSLSQLFKYTLKADDIVFLKDEVELLTKYLQIEKYRFGDKLIWNIFVEKGTESVKIPKLLIQPIVENAVKHGVEPSNTSTEIRVSISAYEKTLLINVYDSGNGMQSDELQKLIDHQKSKEQDNGTTSLGLKNVYDRLHNYYGSGASMEINSENKKYTEVTILISNYDDIKTRGDEQ from the coding sequence ATGAAAAAAAATACTATTACCATAAAAACAAGAACCAGTCTTACTCTTCAGGCATTATTAATTTTGATAATGCTGATTTTAAGTCAATATTTTATTTTGTATAAGCAAATATCAGCTACTGCATATGAAAAAGAAAAAAGAAGTTTTGAAATCTATGCGAACCAGATTGAAAGAAGTTTAACTTTAATATGCCATAGTGTTAACAATGATCTGGCTAAACTTGTCGAGGGTGATAGATTTAAAGACATTATTGCGGATGATGATATTACGAATGCTGATTACAACTATTTACGTGGTGAAATCATGAAAACGATCGCTTTTAATAGTTATAATTCCTTTGTGGAGATAAATGTATATTCAAAAGATAAGTGTTTGTATCCGAGAAATGGGAAAGATATTTTAAACGTTCTAGGAGATAAAATAGAAAAAGTAGAAAATCTTAACGGAAATACAGCCTGGTTAAATTATGATTCTCAAAGAGATGTACTTGTTTTGGCAAAGAAGGTACTTTTGTCAAATAAAGATTATCGTCCGGGTGGATACATTATTGCGTATGTGAATGTGGATATTATGGATTTTATCAAGAATGATTTTGCCTCTATGAAAGGTGCAAAAGTAGTGCTGTCAAATGAGTATGGTGATATTGCAGTGAAGCAAAGTGAAATGAGCGAAACAGAGTTAGAAGGCGGAATCACATTTCATAAAAAACTGACAAATCTAGGATTTAATATTTCATATAGGATTCCTAAAGAAGTGTTATACGAAGGGGTTAGAGATGTGCAGAAGGTTATGCTTCAGGGAATATTGTTAATATCATTTTTATTTTTGATTACATCTTATTTAATATCATATTACATAGCACATCCATTTAAAGATTTAATTAAGGTTATGAAAGCTTCGAAGGGTCATCTAAAAATTAACGATAAACATTATGTAAACTATGAAGCTGACCAGTTTAATCAATACTATAATGAAGTGGTATTAAAAAATCAAACGTTAATAAATGATATTTATGAAAGAGATATTCAGGTTTTGAAGTCACAGTTGAAAATGTTGCAGACACAAATTAATCCGCATTTTTTATATAATACTTTGGAATCAGTTTATTTATCTTTGGAAGCACGAAAGGAAAAGGAGAGTGCAGAAGTAGTTTTTTCATTATCACAATTATTTAAATATACATTGAAAGCTGACGATATTGTTTTTTTAAAGGATGAGGTAGAATTACTTACAAAATATTTACAGATTGAAAAATATCGTTTTGGGGATAAACTTATATGGAATATTTTTGTTGAAAAAGGAACAGAATCTGTAAAAATTCCAAAATTGTTGATTCAGCCCATTGTTGAAAATGCAGTTAAGCATGGAGTGGAGCCGAGTAACACTAGCACTGAAATCCGAGTGAGCATATCAGCTTATGAAAAAACATTATTGATTAATGTTTATGATAGCGGAAACGGGATGCAGAGCGATGAACTTCAAAAGCTGATAGACCATCAAAAGAGCAAAGAACAAGATAATGGTACAACTAGTCTTGGATTGAAAAATGTTTATGATCGTCTACATAACTATTATGGGAGTGGGGCGAGTATGGAAATCAACTCTGAAAATAAGAAGTATACCGAAGTAACAATTCTTATATCTAATTATGATGATATAAAGACACGTGGGGATGAACAATGA
- a CDS encoding enolase C-terminal domain-like protein, with protein sequence MKDDKINLEELSYHKIACIKTLELRNRYSRLNGKNSVRGEHGYGDNFLIKEILTDQGARGWGLYLDSYDKEKDGMLIGRRVSDVFQFETGILGQEHFAYDFALHDLAGCILNVPVYRMLGGSEPPIVHCYDGVILMDDISPDIEPGGLSRILEECKADYELGYRDFKIKIGRAPKWMDWKKGLKEDIEVTTMIRDHYPDAKIMVDANSVYTMEKMKQYINATADCKLYWIEEPFVENYKEDLELKEYINDKSPGTMIADGEANPQLEKLLPMAEKGVIDVLQMDIASFGFTNWRKLLPKLQEHQIKISPHNWGLKIKTHYTANLAASYSYIPTIEGIIDETEGVDFSGYHLNQGRITIPDKAGFGMELIWGKEI encoded by the coding sequence ATGAAGGATGATAAAATAAATTTAGAGGAATTGTCATATCATAAAATCGCTTGCATTAAAACTTTAGAATTGCGGAATCGCTATAGCCGATTAAACGGAAAAAATTCTGTTCGCGGAGAACATGGATATGGGGATAATTTCCTTATTAAAGAGATACTGACAGATCAAGGTGCCAGAGGATGGGGACTTTATTTGGATAGTTATGATAAAGAAAAAGATGGAATGTTGATAGGGAGAAGAGTATCGGATGTGTTTCAGTTTGAGACAGGTATATTGGGGCAGGAACATTTTGCATACGACTTTGCACTTCATGATTTAGCGGGTTGTATATTAAATGTTCCGGTATACCGCATGCTGGGGGGGAGTGAGCCCCCAATTGTTCACTGCTATGACGGGGTTATATTGATGGATGACATCAGTCCTGATATAGAACCGGGAGGTTTAAGTAGAATATTAGAAGAATGTAAAGCGGATTATGAGTTAGGATACAGAGATTTTAAAATAAAAATTGGACGGGCCCCCAAATGGATGGATTGGAAAAAAGGCTTAAAAGAAGATATTGAAGTTACTACAATGATAAGGGATCATTATCCGGATGCTAAGATCATGGTGGATGCAAACAGTGTTTATACAATGGAGAAAATGAAACAATATATTAATGCAACTGCAGATTGTAAGTTATATTGGATCGAAGAACCGTTTGTTGAAAATTATAAAGAAGATCTAGAACTAAAGGAATATATTAACGACAAAAGTCCAGGTACTATGATTGCTGACGGCGAAGCTAACCCACAGCTAGAAAAGCTTCTTCCAATGGCGGAAAAGGGAGTGATTGATGTATTACAAATGGATATTGCCAGCTTTGGATTTACAAATTGGAGAAAATTATTGCCAAAATTGCAAGAGCATCAAATAAAAATTTCTCCTCATAATTGGGGCTTGAAGATTAAAACGCATTACACTGCCAATTTGGCGGCATCGTATTCTTACATACCGACAATTGAAGGTATTATAGATGAAACAGAAGGCGTCGATTTTAGCGGGTATCATTTGAATCAGGGTCGAATAACAATCCCGGATAAAGCGGGGTTTGGAATGGAGCTTATATGGGGGAAAGAAATATAG
- a CDS encoding carbohydrate ABC transporter permease — protein sequence MKRIHHMNLLLKYVFLILVGILLIFPLVYMVFGSFKTNQEIFGSIKILPKSFDFTGYREGWKGSGKISFGVYLWNSFKLVVPTVILTVISSILTAYGFVRFTFPGKKLFFTIMMLLMMLPASVLLVPRYLIFVKLNWVDSYNVFWIPAALATSSFFVYMFIQFFRGIPSELDEAARIDGCSSFRILLLILLPLSKPAVISAIIFQFIWTWNDFFQQYIYISSVYNYTVSLGLRMAIDTTTTIEWRNILSMSVVAVLPCVLIFFFLQKYFVEGIATSGLKG from the coding sequence ATGAAACGCATACATCACATGAATTTGTTGCTGAAATATGTTTTCCTGATTCTAGTAGGTATTTTGTTGATATTTCCTCTTGTATATATGGTTTTTGGGTCATTTAAAACGAATCAGGAGATATTTGGTTCGATCAAGATACTTCCAAAATCTTTTGATTTTACAGGTTATAGAGAAGGATGGAAAGGATCCGGTAAGATTTCCTTTGGGGTCTATCTATGGAATTCATTTAAACTGGTCGTTCCTACAGTTATTCTTACCGTAATTTCAAGCATTCTTACTGCGTATGGATTTGTACGGTTTACATTTCCAGGAAAGAAGTTATTCTTTACAATTATGATGTTATTAATGATGTTGCCTGCATCGGTATTACTTGTTCCGCGATATTTGATCTTTGTAAAATTGAACTGGGTTGACAGCTACAATGTATTCTGGATCCCTGCTGCATTAGCTACATCATCATTCTTTGTGTATATGTTTATACAGTTTTTCCGTGGAATCCCGAGTGAACTTGATGAAGCTGCAAGAATCGATGGATGCTCATCCTTTCGAATTTTGCTGCTGATTTTATTACCTTTGAGTAAGCCTGCTGTGATTTCAGCGATCATTTTCCAGTTTATATGGACGTGGAATGATTTTTTTCAGCAATATATATACATAAGTTCAGTATACAACTATACAGTCTCATTGGGATTGAGAATGGCCATAGATACAACTACAACGATCGAATGGAGAAATATCTTATCTATGTCAGTGGTAGCGGTACTTCCTTGTGTTTTGATATTTTTCTTTCTGCAAAAATATTTCGTTGAGGGAATTGCTACTTCAGGTTTAAAGGGTTGA
- a CDS encoding carbohydrate ABC transporter permease, which yields MKENVKTRKKVKKYSKHDMSGLAYITPWLLGVLIFQIFPFVYSLVLSFTNKSMATGMSFVGLKNYFDIFTKDRDFWINVKVTLKYVIIAVPGRVLVALFIAMLLNTDIKGINAFRTLYYLPSIFGSSVAISIVWRFIFQNKGIVNEILQSFGLASINWLGDPKKALVTICIIPIWQFGSSMVLFLSALKNVPRSLYESASIDGAGYWKKFFHITLPMISPIMLFNLLMQSISCFQEFSTAFVLTKGGPNRSTYLYGIKIYNEAFTNFKMGYASALSWILFAVIMFVTMVIFVTSKKWVYYDE from the coding sequence ATGAAAGAGAATGTGAAAACGAGAAAGAAGGTTAAAAAATATTCAAAACATGATATGAGCGGTCTGGCGTATATAACCCCATGGCTATTAGGAGTACTTATATTTCAAATTTTCCCGTTTGTTTATTCGTTGGTTTTGTCCTTTACGAATAAGTCTATGGCTACTGGGATGTCCTTTGTAGGATTGAAAAACTACTTTGATATTTTTACAAAGGACAGAGATTTTTGGATCAACGTAAAAGTGACATTAAAATATGTAATTATAGCAGTTCCGGGACGAGTATTAGTCGCTTTGTTTATAGCAATGTTATTGAATACGGACATAAAAGGAATCAATGCGTTCCGGACACTATATTATCTTCCATCAATCTTTGGAAGCAGTGTTGCGATTTCTATTGTATGGAGATTTATTTTTCAGAATAAGGGAATTGTTAATGAAATATTGCAATCTTTTGGATTGGCCTCGATTAATTGGTTAGGTGATCCTAAAAAAGCACTGGTTACTATATGTATTATTCCGATATGGCAATTTGGGTCTTCCATGGTGTTGTTCTTATCAGCATTAAAAAATGTACCACGCTCATTGTATGAATCGGCATCTATTGATGGCGCAGGTTACTGGAAGAAATTTTTCCATATTACGTTACCGATGATCTCTCCGATTATGTTGTTTAATCTCTTAATGCAGTCTATTAGTTGCTTTCAAGAATTCTCAACGGCATTTGTGTTGACGAAGGGAGGCCCAAACAGATCCACTTATCTTTATGGTATTAAAATTTATAATGAAGCATTTACCAATTTCAAAATGGGATATGCAAGTGCACTTTCATGGATACTTTTTGCAGTAATTATGTTCGTAACAATGGTTATTTTTGTCACCTCGAAGAAATGGGTTTATTATGATGAATAG
- a CDS encoding ABC transporter substrate-binding protein codes for MRKKFLGAIAVGLAFSMIACGGSKDSAKHSMEEKTSSTGVKEDERTKLRFSWWGGDTRHKATLDMIQQYEEGNPNVEIAGEYGGWDGYLEKMTTQLAAGTAPDIIQIDYAFLENLWKTNDFVDFRKEDLIDLSEFPEAILEGITSPNGALIGIPSGVNFTCLFGSKTTAEKYGIDLSQHFTWDVLLEEGKKVHEQDQEAYLIYPNTINRFIFEPYLFNLTGKKLVGDDYVIGFSEKEVEKTLEYITELYDENVIQPYDQTVEIQTPVENPLWLNNQIVMCPDFSSGYDQFKASLPEGDLVCVEPLGDSDAQNSGIVLRPTNMIAVNANSEHLEEALKFANYFFNNEKAIKTLEMSRSIPSNKKALDIMLTEGKLDPDLKKINEFAEEHKGGLGQNVISTNAEIETIENDVLNAVYYKEKSPAEGAEEFVKLMEEKVLELKEISEQ; via the coding sequence ATGAGAAAAAAATTCTTGGGTGCAATTGCTGTTGGTTTAGCATTTTCTATGATTGCTTGTGGAGGAAGCAAGGATAGTGCAAAACATTCGATGGAAGAAAAAACTTCGTCGACAGGGGTAAAAGAAGATGAACGTACTAAATTACGTTTTTCATGGTGGGGTGGGGATACTAGACATAAGGCAACCCTGGATATGATTCAGCAGTATGAAGAAGGTAATCCCAATGTAGAAATTGCAGGTGAATATGGTGGTTGGGATGGATATTTGGAGAAGATGACAACTCAGCTTGCGGCTGGAACAGCGCCGGATATTATCCAGATAGACTATGCTTTTTTGGAGAATCTTTGGAAAACAAATGATTTTGTTGATTTTAGAAAAGAGGATTTGATAGATTTAAGTGAATTTCCGGAAGCTATTTTGGAAGGCATAACTTCGCCAAATGGTGCACTTATTGGTATCCCAAGTGGAGTAAACTTTACTTGTCTTTTTGGAAGCAAGACAACAGCTGAAAAATATGGGATAGATCTTAGCCAACATTTTACATGGGATGTATTATTAGAAGAAGGTAAAAAGGTTCATGAACAGGATCAGGAAGCGTATTTAATATATCCCAATACAATCAATAGATTCATTTTCGAGCCGTATTTATTTAATTTAACGGGGAAGAAACTGGTTGGAGATGATTATGTTATAGGATTTTCCGAGAAAGAGGTTGAAAAGACACTGGAGTATATTACTGAGCTTTATGATGAGAATGTAATACAACCCTATGACCAGACAGTTGAAATTCAAACCCCGGTGGAGAATCCTTTGTGGTTGAATAATCAAATTGTTATGTGTCCGGATTTTAGTTCTGGATATGATCAATTTAAGGCCTCGTTACCAGAGGGCGATCTGGTTTGTGTAGAACCGTTAGGTGACAGTGATGCCCAGAACTCAGGCATAGTACTACGTCCAACAAATATGATTGCAGTCAATGCAAATAGTGAGCATTTAGAGGAGGCGTTGAAATTCGCAAATTATTTCTTTAATAATGAAAAAGCTATAAAGACTTTAGAAATGTCAAGATCTATCCCCTCTAATAAGAAGGCACTTGATATTATGTTGACTGAGGGTAAACTAGATCCTGATTTAAAGAAAATTAACGAGTTTGCCGAAGAACATAAAGGTGGATTAGGACAAAATGTTATTAGTACAAACGCAGAAATAGAAACAATAGAAAATGATGTTTTAAATGCTGTCTATTATAAAGAAAAATCGCCAGCAGAAGGGGCGGAAGAATTTGTTAAGCTCATGGAGGAAAAGGTTCTTGAGTTAAAAGAAATTTCTGAACAATAG
- a CDS encoding cache domain-containing sensor histidine kinase — MISKWKQNFTNSPLSKKIIIIVLPGISLFAVTILVGFLLTIRSTNHMIYQNTGELLLYSSNDISNNLSSIQDMANFILEDTDIQSSLGKVKDSKSGETSYNAYSKIQIRLNNYYQKFKSNYVNYIQITNQKFSVPSSTIDTYVIPPEIQEHLFQKALEKDGRLYWITDYKDTYGVFLVRSIRRIDNIRLDDLGIMVINVNLKKMLEDLSISSNPDSTSYIISDSKHILYAPDELKDISAETLQTNSDQFYTIKKISGKRFFMVKGRLPITSWDYYCLSPYDNIYKNILFFQHLFILLLVFSFILCILLTRILMKPLLIHFKTLMKKIRVFGDNNFETIDVPYKYENRQDEIGQLHQQFDSMAHKIQTLIKENYEARILAKESQLKALEMQINPHFLYNTLQSIGWRAKLLKDAQISLMTESLGKLLRITLNFENKDSSLRQELELVKYYMNIQGIRYDDSLTYSIDVEEDLLGIYLPKFTLQPLVENAIHYTLEDDSDECFIKIHAHRNKDMVVIIVANTASSFEENLLGKLLLGKILPHGFGIGILNVNKRLELAFGESYKLSFFNKDDFAIAEIYIPYNYMEDKK; from the coding sequence ATGATTAGTAAATGGAAACAAAATTTTACAAATTCTCCTCTTTCCAAAAAAATAATTATAATCGTATTACCAGGAATATCTTTGTTTGCTGTCACAATATTGGTGGGGTTTCTATTGACAATTCGATCCACGAATCATATGATCTATCAAAATACTGGTGAATTACTATTGTACTCATCAAATGATATTTCCAATAATTTGAGCTCAATCCAAGATATGGCAAATTTTATCCTTGAGGATACTGATATTCAATCTTCCTTAGGAAAGGTAAAAGATTCTAAAAGTGGGGAAACCTCTTACAATGCGTATTCCAAAATTCAAATACGCTTGAATAATTATTATCAAAAATTCAAATCAAATTATGTCAACTACATTCAGATAACAAATCAAAAGTTTTCTGTTCCTTCATCAACAATTGACACGTATGTAATACCCCCTGAAATACAAGAACATTTGTTTCAGAAAGCTCTGGAAAAAGACGGTCGTCTATACTGGATTACCGACTATAAGGATACTTATGGAGTGTTTCTAGTAAGAAGTATACGAAGAATCGATAACATACGGCTTGATGATCTTGGAATAATGGTCATAAATGTTAATCTAAAAAAAATGTTGGAGGATCTTAGCATTAGTTCAAATCCGGATTCAACTTCTTATATAATCAGTGACAGCAAACATATATTATACGCTCCCGATGAGTTAAAAGATATCTCCGCAGAAACCTTGCAAACCAACTCTGATCAATTTTACACAATTAAAAAAATCTCAGGAAAGAGATTTTTTATGGTCAAAGGTCGTCTCCCTATAACATCATGGGATTACTACTGCCTATCCCCATATGACAACATTTATAAAAATATACTTTTTTTTCAGCATTTGTTCATTTTACTATTAGTTTTTAGCTTTATTCTCTGTATTTTATTAACCAGAATTCTTATGAAACCTTTACTAATACATTTTAAAACATTGATGAAAAAAATAAGGGTCTTTGGAGATAACAACTTTGAAACAATTGATGTTCCTTACAAATACGAGAATCGCCAAGACGAAATCGGTCAGCTTCATCAACAATTTGATTCAATGGCACATAAAATTCAAACTCTAATTAAAGAAAACTACGAAGCCAGGATTTTGGCAAAAGAATCCCAATTAAAGGCTCTGGAAATGCAGATTAATCCGCATTTTTTGTATAACACTCTGCAGTCAATTGGTTGGAGAGCAAAATTATTAAAGGATGCTCAAATTTCGCTCATGACTGAATCCCTCGGCAAGCTTTTGCGAATTACTCTCAATTTTGAGAATAAAGATTCTTCTTTACGTCAGGAGCTGGAACTGGTTAAATATTATATGAATATTCAAGGAATCCGCTATGATGATAGTCTCACGTATTCCATAGATGTAGAAGAGGACCTTCTTGGAATTTATCTGCCTAAATTTACATTGCAGCCATTAGTTGAAAATGCCATTCACTATACCTTAGAAGACGACAGCGATGAATGTTTTATTAAAATTCATGCCCATAGAAATAAAGATATGGTCGTAATCATTGTGGCAAATACAGCATCAAGTTTTGAAGAAAATCTTCTTGGGAAACTCCTTTTGGGGAAGATCCTCCCACATGGCTTTGGTATAGGAATTCTCAATGTAAACAAAAGACTGGAGCTTGCCTTTGGTGAATCATATAAACTCAGTTTTTTTAATAAAGATGACTTTGCAATAGCTGAAATCTATATTCCTTACAATTATATGGAGGATAAAAAATGA
- a CDS encoding response regulator transcription factor, with protein sequence MIRLLIADDEKIIRETLNTIIDWTSMNIEVVALCKNGLEAYDAILDLYPDIVLTDIRMPKLSGLELIHKITQNYDNIQFIILSGYSDFSYAKEAMGYGIRHYITKPCNENEIIHSVNDAIKEHYHELYLNGLNAGLTTGLFLGENIMSDLLLHLLSSYQEINSTLSMYETYLDFFHTPYQLCYIYFLEEYLVTTCIEKIQMALKQNRIHASSDFIYVKNTLLFFFIDSKMEYHDFDNSMHLIEFSNQNVSCSYKRTSFPDLQLLLTTVEGQVKRYETIYLYIGKKAITICNYDNLFQKVLELGNSLTKNVDRTAHHYKLQELKTILVSVKDIELLRSLVNILLLKSVQTSTIYTTSDITEFMLFIGSITSNKEICSFIFDKIDKIFSYPITLDTHKYKPFIQDILNYTREHISIPELTLKWIVENHLYMNVDYVSRQFVLQTGIKFSDYLNQLRVEKAKQLLINKDTEKIYQVAEQVGCGNNPQYFSHLFKKYTKMTPKDYIRKMK encoded by the coding sequence ATGATACGCTTATTGATAGCTGATGATGAAAAAATTATACGAGAAACATTAAACACAATAATCGACTGGACAAGCATGAACATCGAAGTCGTTGCCCTTTGCAAAAATGGTCTGGAAGCTTACGATGCTATTTTAGATTTATATCCAGATATTGTATTAACAGACATCCGAATGCCTAAACTATCGGGACTTGAACTGATACATAAAATCACACAGAACTATGATAATATTCAGTTTATTATCCTTTCCGGCTATAGTGACTTTTCTTATGCGAAAGAAGCTATGGGCTATGGAATCAGACATTATATAACGAAACCCTGTAACGAAAATGAAATTATTCATTCAGTAAATGATGCAATAAAAGAACACTACCACGAATTATATCTTAATGGTTTAAATGCGGGTTTGACAACGGGTCTTTTTCTGGGTGAAAATATTATGTCAGACCTGCTTCTTCATCTGCTTTCTTCATATCAGGAAATTAATTCGACACTATCTATGTATGAAACCTATTTGGATTTTTTCCATACCCCATACCAATTATGTTATATATACTTTTTAGAAGAATACCTAGTCACAACTTGTATAGAAAAAATTCAGATGGCATTAAAGCAAAATCGAATTCACGCTTCTTCCGACTTCATTTATGTGAAAAATACACTTTTATTCTTCTTTATTGACTCAAAAATGGAATATCATGATTTTGACAACTCTATGCATTTAATAGAATTTTCAAATCAGAATGTTTCTTGCTCATATAAAAGAACTTCTTTTCCAGATTTGCAATTGCTCTTAACAACAGTAGAAGGACAGGTTAAACGCTATGAAACAATTTACCTCTATATAGGTAAAAAGGCAATCACAATCTGTAATTACGATAATTTATTTCAAAAGGTATTAGAACTGGGGAACAGTCTTACAAAGAATGTTGACCGCACAGCTCATCATTATAAACTCCAAGAGTTGAAAACAATTTTGGTTTCAGTAAAAGATATCGAGCTCCTCCGATCGTTGGTAAACATTTTATTATTGAAATCAGTACAAACTTCAACGATATATACCACATCAGACATTACCGAGTTTATGTTATTTATAGGCAGTATAACCTCCAATAAAGAAATTTGCAGTTTTATATTTGATAAAATCGATAAGATTTTTTCCTATCCTATTACATTAGATACACACAAATACAAGCCTTTCATACAGGATATTTTAAATTATACTAGAGAGCATATCAGTATTCCGGAGTTGACATTAAAATGGATTGTAGAGAACCATCTATACATGAATGTAGATTATGTAAGCCGACAGTTTGTCTTACAAACAGGTATTAAATTTTCCGATTATCTAAATCAACTTAGGGTTGAAAAGGCAAAACAGCTTTTGATCAACAAAGATACCGAGAAAATCTATCAGGTAGCTGAACAGGTTGGATGCGGTAATAATCCACAGTATTTTAGTCACCTGTTCAAAAAATACACGAAAATGACGCCAAAAGATTATATACGCAAAATGAAGTAG
- a CDS encoding sugar-binding transcriptional regulator, whose translation MSEAHKKNMLGNDTNLYTQSVYLISQAAYLYYILGLSQKDVAKKLDLSPSTISRLIKAAKDLGIIDIRMNPIHENSVKLHDQLLSTYKLKEIIIAPVCSNMDSDQVKQSVALEGARYIQRIISDNDILGIAWGGTMNYLINLLNPSQKKNTKFVTLHGSIYNFDYEIDVQTLVSEIAKAFNGKRYGMMVNGLLRSEEAVQIIQKEPNITRVYQMFEQITVSLSGIGSFVPEITSSLGHSGYLRKDELRELKEEGVCGDLMIRFFNKDGKECNTSLKNRTMAIEYDQYQKIPNKIVAASGVHKAQAIVSAINGRLIDTLIVDSLLAQQLLDLAKTT comes from the coding sequence ATGTCAGAAGCTCACAAAAAGAACATGCTTGGTAACGATACGAATTTGTATACACAATCAGTATATCTGATATCTCAGGCCGCATATCTATACTATATTCTTGGATTATCGCAAAAAGATGTAGCCAAAAAGTTAGATCTGTCCCCTTCTACAATATCGAGACTTATCAAGGCAGCAAAAGATCTGGGTATTATTGATATCCGAATGAATCCCATTCATGAAAACAGTGTCAAATTGCACGATCAACTTCTGTCTACATATAAATTAAAGGAAATCATCATTGCACCAGTGTGCTCGAATATGGACAGCGATCAGGTCAAACAATCTGTTGCTCTGGAAGGAGCGCGCTATATCCAACGAATTATCAGTGATAATGATATTTTAGGTATCGCCTGGGGCGGCACGATGAATTACCTTATTAATCTTTTAAACCCCAGTCAAAAAAAGAACACAAAGTTTGTGACTTTACATGGAAGTATCTATAATTTTGATTATGAGATCGACGTACAAACTTTAGTTTCAGAAATTGCAAAGGCATTTAACGGAAAACGGTATGGTATGATGGTAAACGGATTGCTGCGCAGTGAGGAGGCAGTTCAAATTATCCAGAAAGAACCCAATATTACAAGGGTGTATCAAATGTTTGAGCAGATTACCGTATCCTTAAGCGGAATAGGTTCATTTGTACCAGAAATCACGTCTTCACTGGGACATAGCGGTTATCTCCGGAAAGATGAACTCCGCGAGCTAAAAGAGGAAGGGGTCTGCGGGGATTTAATGATTCGCTTTTTTAACAAGGATGGAAAAGAGTGTAACACCAGCTTAAAGAATCGGACAATGGCGATAGAATATGACCAGTATCAGAAAATCCCCAATAAAATCGTAGCGGCATCTGGTGTACATAAGGCACAGGCCATTGTTTCAGCCATAAACGGAAGATTAATTGATACCTTGATTGTCGATAGTCTTTTGGCACAGCAACTTCTAGATTTAGCAAAAACAACGTAA